In one Fibrobacter sp. genomic region, the following are encoded:
- a CDS encoding endo-1,4-beta-xylanase has protein sequence MKNSHYFANVALGAALIGTGITDAFAAEPTIRELAKERGRFIGTILNSEWFNDAIEPEFEEIHKTQFNVVVAENEMKFDATEPAENEFNFVKGDKMVKYAQENKIRVRGHALAWHSQVAGWVSSNYGGQKEKLLAVLKNHIEKVVGHYKGQVAEWDVVNEAINDDYNAGWRSNGSVWYEGIGAEFLDSAFVWAHKADPDAELCYNDYSLEWGLREGSKASFVVEQVKRWKANGIPITCVGTQTHIEIAHETTPQNVRALAKALAELDVTLNITELDIGFPKGEAGKLTAADYAKQGHLYRQFMDVFLEEPNMGEFVIWGLTDAHSWLDEQQGKTEALLYDKQYKPKPAYDSVMASLLAHPAESVVSPYDSKIFIDPPDSTETDSTIAIKAIASPASLSMHISGRTLFIAGANSAKVEVFDMQGRPVFSGKSEKGSVELKGIAEGIYMVRVRDGSSSLVKRIAIK, from the coding sequence ATGAAAAACAGTCATTATTTTGCAAATGTCGCGCTTGGTGCCGCACTCATCGGCACGGGTATCACAGACGCCTTCGCCGCAGAGCCGACCATCAGGGAACTCGCAAAGGAACGAGGCCGCTTCATCGGCACCATTTTAAACAGCGAATGGTTCAATGACGCAATTGAACCGGAATTCGAAGAAATTCACAAGACTCAGTTTAACGTGGTCGTCGCCGAGAACGAGATGAAGTTCGACGCCACCGAACCGGCCGAAAACGAGTTCAACTTTGTTAAGGGCGACAAGATGGTCAAGTACGCACAGGAAAACAAAATCCGCGTGCGCGGCCACGCCCTCGCCTGGCACAGCCAGGTCGCCGGATGGGTCAGCAGCAATTATGGCGGGCAAAAAGAAAAGCTGCTCGCGGTGCTCAAGAACCACATCGAGAAGGTGGTCGGACATTACAAGGGCCAGGTCGCCGAATGGGACGTGGTGAACGAGGCCATCAACGATGACTACAACGCCGGTTGGCGCAGCAATGGTTCCGTATGGTACGAAGGCATCGGTGCTGAATTTTTGGATTCCGCTTTCGTATGGGCCCACAAGGCCGACCCGGATGCCGAACTCTGCTACAACGACTACTCCCTCGAATGGGGCCTGCGCGAAGGTTCCAAGGCGAGCTTCGTCGTGGAGCAGGTGAAGCGCTGGAAGGCAAACGGCATTCCCATTACCTGCGTAGGCACGCAAACGCATATCGAAATCGCGCACGAGACGACCCCGCAGAACGTACGCGCGCTCGCGAAGGCGCTCGCGGAACTCGACGTGACGCTGAACATCACCGAACTCGACATCGGGTTCCCGAAGGGAGAAGCGGGCAAACTCACCGCCGCAGATTATGCGAAGCAAGGGCATCTGTACCGCCAGTTCATGGACGTGTTCCTCGAAGAACCGAACATGGGCGAATTCGTCATCTGGGGCCTGACCGATGCTCACAGCTGGCTCGACGAGCAGCAGGGCAAAACGGAAGCACTCCTCTACGACAAGCAATACAAGCCGAAGCCCGCTTATGACAGCGTCATGGCGAGCCTCTTGGCGCACCCGGCAGAAAGCGTAGTCTCCCCGTATGACAGCAAGATATTCATCGACCCGCCGGACTCCACCGAAACGGATTCGACAATCGCGATCAAGGCAATCGCAAGCCCGGCCAGCCTTTCCATGCACATTTCCGGCCGCACGCTGTTTATCGCCGGCGCGAATTCCGCGAAGGTCGAGGTATTCGACATGCAGGGCCGCCCGGTATTCAGCGGAAAGAGCGAAAAGGGCTCTGTCGAACTGAAAGGAATCGCAGAAGGAATCTACATGGTACGAGTCCGCGACGGATCTTCGAGCCTCGTCAAGCGGATAGCAATAAAATAG